GTGAAGAAAATAATGACAGGTGAAGTATAATGACATTCTTATTCCttctacatttacattcatttagcagacactttcatccCATTCTGTCCTTTTTTAGGGATGTCTAGTTTAGCATGGAGCTCTATATTCCCAATGTAGCAGTGAAGGTCGTGGGGTTCCCAACATAATTCTACTAACCAAGCTGAGCACCTCCATCTTAATTGTGAATGAACTGGTGTGTGCGGATGTGCTCCTTCTTGTTATAATAGCATTATGCCCATCTCTGGAGCTGGCCTCCTCTTGATGTTGTTGTACCGGGCAGTTTTCCAACAATGGCAGGGATGTATGTTCactcaagtgtgtttgtgtgtgtgtgtgtgtgtgtgtgtgtgtgtgtgtgtgtgtgtgtgtgttagtctgtTGGGCTAGTGCCATGATCTTGGCGCTCAATCCCGGTTCACCAGCTTCAACTAATTCACAAAGTCATTTGAGCTGTGTTGCCTGCGATATGAGACCCCTGGTggtgccaacacacacacacacacatatacactggTGCTGAGTATAATACATGAGCATAACTCACATTGATATGATTGTGTGGGTGAAGTAAGGTTTTCTTCCTCAGCCATCTCTGTTTTCTTTCTTACTGTATTCTCATCTTCTCAGGGAGGCTCAGTAAGCGGTTGAGGTATTAGAGGAGTAATGCAATCATCCTCGTGGAGTGGATCAATCATTCTGCTCCTAGATCCCTTCAAATGCCAACAACTTATCCGCACACACAAACACCGCGAGTTGGGTTTTGCATGTCTACTGTTATTTCATTGACTGGTCTCTTTCTGCAATAGCAGAGTCTGTGAAGTAAGACCTGTTCATTGATCAAAATCTTCACAGTGTGACACAAGAACACATTTTCTGCTTTCAACATTATATTTTCTGTCATGTACAATCTACGGCCCCACTATACACCAAGACAAGTCATGTTAGGACACCACATGGTCCAGATTACCACTTTGAATGTGATTAGACTGTAATTCTCAAAGAGAATGTGTGCAAAATTTTGACTTTTATGGGCTTAGGGAAGAGTAATCTATAATTAATCTATAATTGCACTGGTAGATGGATTgagttttttattaaatgtgttgaCATCCAGATCATTTAATACAGGAGTCCAAAGTGTGACTAAAatgggcacaaaaaaaaaaaaaaaaacatagccatTATCAAGGTCACAGTTAGTTTTTGGTTAAATCCAATTAAAAATGAACCAGGAACCATAACAATGATATTTCAGGTTTGTCTgtttattgataataaaaaaaaatcagagaacattcaaatatttatatattttatataatgcctGTAAACAATCATCTGTTTTGAGCAATTCTGTAATTTGTGAACTTTCTTTTCTGGTTTCCTGTAATAAAACATAGAAACATTTTCTGCAACATTATTAGAGATACAggcaaatataatattttatttggtaGAAATGGTCATACAAAGTTTGTTTATAGCTTAGAGTTACAAAAGTTGTTTCTACTGTAGTAGTCAATATAGTTTTACAAAATATGCTGTACAAAAATGGTCCAGtgaatttaaaagtgttttaaacaCTTCTTTCTAAAACAGTCTTACTATTATAAcataatactgatttaattaaaCCCAGTCATGATCAAGTAGGCTGGATATACAGTTTTTGGGTGATTcagtatttaaatacacacaatgTTAATGTGCAAAATCATTACTGGCAATTCACGTGGGAGTAAACTGATCATAAATAAGATTAATTTTCAAGTTGACTGGGCAAGTAAGTTGTTAATGGGTTTAAAAGCAATTATAGAGTGATAATCAACATAAATGAGTGCTCTGTGGAGTTCTCCTGCATGGTACAATAAAACAGCATTACAGCCAAGAAAAATATCAGAATATCCAGTGTATCGTATACAGAAATATCACTGTAGTGTATTTGATATTCTAATGGTCAGACAGGAACCTACAAAATAGCCATACTTTCAAAGCCATTATTCAGTTTGTACATGTACAGTCATGTCTGGGTTACAGAATTTCTAATATCTCAGCCATTGAGGAGAGTGAACAAGATTATGTCCAAATCCCTGGCTGAGCCCATTCTTGAGTCACACCTCAGTGGAAACACTTGTTATGACGTCTGTCTGTCATTGACGTGTTTAAAGATATTGCAGTGCAAATAGAATAAGTTGAAGAGGAAGTTGGCCAATGTTCTAAATCACCGGTAAAATGCATGGACTTTATGTCAGTCATGTTAGGTGATTCACAGCATTAGGAAATGAATCGTGTGTTGAAATGACATTGTCACGTCTCTTTCTCAGGGGGACTGAGGCAAGACCATCAGAgatattgtatttcattttggATATATGTCAGCAGTAggtctcaactggttttgcttcagttgcattttattatttgcatttaggatttttctctccctctctctctctctctctgcatcacaTTTAGAACACACTTGCAACCACTTTTTTGGCTgtgacccaccagttgagaactACTGTACTAGATACTACGTGTATTAACAGATGCTATATAATCTAAACACATTCATGTGCAAAGAAAAAGATTAACGGTCAGTGTTCGGCAGGAACCACTTCTAGGATGATCTGTAGTGATCTGTTTACAGAGTCTGAGAAACATAAGGGAAACAAACATTAATAACCAACCTGACTAATTATCATGTATTTGATATGATCTAGCATATATTTCCATACAGTACATTTCATAATTTGTGCATAAttagtattgtttttattattccaGAGAAAATTCTTCCAAGAGTTTAACActttagtcaaataattaaaaactgcTTGGCATGTCGGGcatcattatattaattattaatatgtaacTAGACACAAACTTCTGTGCATATTCGTAAGTTTCCCATTTGCATTTATGTAACCTCTGACCTGACAATTTCTGGAACCATTTGGGTTTTCTTTCGAAGTGGATGAATATGAAGTACGCAGGGATGCCTGTGAGAGAGATGGCGAAGCCAATCCCTGTATTAATTGGATCCGAATATAGAGAAAGGAAGACCATGAAGAAACAGGTGAAGGAGAACACAGCAGGGATGAAAATAGGGAcctgagaaagagaaaaacacaaagaTAAAGAGGGAATTTTTCTTTGCACCTTAGAAAGTGCAGTAAACCACATGTTTTTTCCAGTTTAGACTACATGTAGGTATGTTCCTCATGAATCATATGACTCCAAAAGACTTATGGAATGTATTGATTTCCTTTATCGTGCTTGTGTGCCAATTTGAAACTTGAATGCCCTTTTTATTGTGACCTGTACAGTTAGTGTTTTGCAGAAGAAGAGCTGGAATGTCACAGGTGTAAATTTTCCTTTCCTTTAAACAACATGTTTGGTACACTGTCATGGATATCTGTAAAATCTTCCACTTCATATCTAAAAGAGATCCATAGGCGTATCGTAAATTAATTTCCGTGTTTACACCCAGCTTCTTTTAGTTTGATCAGCAAGACTTTTTAATTATGACTAATTAAATGCTTGGATAAGACTGGGACAGGGAAATATCAGCTCAGTTTCTTCATGTTGACTTCACAGTCTATTGGGTCcctttttatccaaaataaccaCCAGTTGACCAATCCCAGAGAAAGGCCCTCTGGAGCAACCTAAGATTAAGTGGACACAATAACAAAGTGACAGAGGACAATTGAGATCTCAATAGCTTGGCTCACCTCGGCTCCTTAGAATTAAATCTGCTCTGTTTTCCAAACAGCAAGGTATTTAATCGTTATATTACATTAGAGATGTATGAGATATGAGATAATAGGCTGCCAGCAGAGAAAAGCGGGTCACCTTAAACGGTCGTGGCATATCAGGGCGAGTGTAGCGCAGGTAGATGAGGCCGACCACAGCCACACCGATGAACAACCAGCGCAGGAAGCTCATGAAGTTCAGCAAACTGTAGATATCTCCTAAGAAGAGGATCAGTAGGGTGATCGGATACTGAAAGAAAGATAAAGTAGGCATGTGGACATTAGAAATACATGCCGACAAAAATTGGTCCTGTAAAGGGAACGTTTTTCTGTTCCTTTTTTAAGATCTTCTGAGCCTTCTGACAGAGTGAACATTTATGTTGatgcttttaaatgtgtttaagcCTGGACTGCTATTATGagtaatttttttatgcttttatcatCACTGAACACTGATACTTGAAATGTTCAGAATGTGGAAAGAAAGGACGTTGCAAATGGTTTCGTTCAGCTGTTCAGGAGTATCAACACAGGTGACCATTGAGTGGGACATGTGTGCATCTATGACTCACCAGGACAATCACAGCAGGTAATGGCGTGTGTCGGCGTATGTGAATCATAGAGAGAACTTCAGGAAGCTGACCTTCTCGAGAGGCCACGAAGAACATTCTGTGGAAGAGAGACACAATGTTAAAACATCCACTGTAAATGCGAACCAAGATCTACAGAAAGTTGATATTCTGAAACTTTTAAGGATATTCTTTGAAACCCCTAGTAAACAAtatgtatttgaaatgcattgcattcatgcaaagtataaaaaaaatacatttttatgtacttaaagaaaataccctgcaattgtaaTTTTAGTGTACTAAACTGGTATAACttaagtctgctaaattggaacaactaattttgtactttaaatatcttgcatttgaAGAACTATATTATTTAAAGATCAAGATGTAATCATCattaatagtgacattaaaaaatgttatactacacttataataaataaataaatcttaaatatattacttactagagactaaatattttaaatatgcccaaaatctaaatgtatttatttattttattattattattaattttattttttttcatattttaagggTAATTGTCAGCACACTCTTGTAGTTTGGAGGTCTTCTCCTGAGATCGAGTTGGTACTTTTAGACTAAACAGATACTCTCCAAAAACCATTAAGATTGTTTCCTGATTTCCCTAAAACTTTCATcactctattttaaataaaaaatcaggtaATGTTATCAGAGACTCAAAACTGGGACGCACACCTTGAAATCGCAAATAGGCATCCATTCATGGACCCAAAACAAGACAGAGCCACAAAAACCGGAACTGCAAATGAGAAGTTTCCCATCagcttctctgcaaatgtctgtTGGGAAAGATGAATGAAAAGAGAAGGAAGGGAGTGAGAAAGAGGAGATCATTTTGTGaaacaaaacaggaaaacaaCATTGATCTTCAATTTTTAGACTTATTGGTGTTTATGAATAATCAGTGAAGTGAAAAGGCTTTACATTTTCCATAAAGAGCAAGCTTGTATAGAGTCACGCAGGCtacaaatgaatgcattaaagaCGTCTAACAAGATGAGAAAGCTTTTAGAGCGTTTCAGAGCCTAGCAGGAGATCTCTGCGCACGGATTCTGGTGCTGTCAGTTATTTGTGAGAGATATATGATTTCTccagcagagaaacagacaggCATTTAGAGCCACTGGCTTTATGTAATCACATTTACTTTGCTGAAGAAGAAGGTGTTGACTGTTACAGTCACTACTGCAAATTGCTTGAACACATTTATAAAGCTGGTATCTCTTTCCTAAAAGATCCGGTTActgcaggaattttttttttttttttttttttttttttttttttttcactgctgtTGTTAACCCTCATGTACTGTATTGTCCAGGGTCAGTTTTACCTGATTTGATTTTTGAGTTGTCGGAAATATCAGTTGACTTatgttaaattaattacaaatttttgtttgtttcgttCTTGACGTTTTGTGACTTTTATTCATTTAGGGCCAtgaacatgcatgcaaagtttcaacacACTGATGTGTTTTGACATGTCCACAACATTTTTGTTGTGATCGTGCTGTTCCCAGATCAATTTGacccatttattttaatgttctaAGGCAAATAATAATACAGGATGATACAGGAAGTCATCTGTTTTTGAACTGTACATGAATAAGATGTGTGATAGAAGCAGACAGGGAGTTACCCACCACAGCTACGGCACTGGAGGCTAACAGCTCCTCTGCTGACATCACCGTGTAATATGCCACATTTGTCATTGTGTAACAGATCATTACTATCACCATGGAGATGCAGATGGCAAGAGGCACCGTCCTGGGGAATGGAAATTAACACCTAAGTCATCACTGTGGTTTGGTTTTCCATGCTAGAAACAGTTGAATTAAACAATCAAACCACTTCTGCAGAAATCACATTTGTTATATCCAGTCACTAACCTCTCAGGATTCTCCACCTCCTCAGTCACGAAATTCAAGTAAAACCTGTACGAGaccaaaaaaatgtattcaaagacTTTATAGGCATTATTGGATTTGTGTGGAATCAGAAGGTGGGCTCACCAGCCGGCATAGGCGTACATCCCAGAGTAGAAGGCGAGAGGAAGTCCTGTCAAATCTATGGAGTTGActtcaaatgcattttcaaagtttttggtCTCGCCTGCAGATGAAACCAGTGGCAAATGATTAGCAACCTGATATTCTCcctacttttagttttttttttttttttctaaggcaaACCTATTTCTAGTTAGTAgacttttaattattcaaaataatcaaaataaatggtTATTCCAACATTatataaatggaaattaaatacaaaatgtaatatgtaCTACATAACATATTTACTACATACAACTATATAAttgatattgatttaaaaaatcgaaaaaatttttacaaataaaattccaaaaaaacagcatttatttgaagaactttttttttaaatgtgtcctttaaaaaagtaatacaaattgtaaaactatacatttaaataaaaaacatcttacagacctcaaacttttaaatggggGTATGTatacttttgaaatatattagtcTAATTCATTTTTTAGattaataccttttttagttttacTGCTGCCTTTAGCTTTTTTTAAGAAACCATAGCTTTTTGGCATAATATAAGCATAATGCAAACTAAATACCTTTGAAGAGTTGGTATAATCCTGGAATGATGATGATGGCCATAGCGAGCAGCTTGCTGAATGTGAGGAAGATCTGGATTCTGGCAGTCCAGCTAACACTCATGCTGTTTAGATACATTACCATAGCTGCAGTGAAGTGGAATACACAATCATTTATCATTAATATTGCACACATAAGCCAGGCCATACAAACACACTGTAATCAAGCAAcactatatttatatacaaacattTGAATTATATGAATTAACTCTAGCTTACTGATTCCGATTGTTGTGGCCAATTTAATGGCAATTTCTGGAACTCCACATGGCATGAAGATGGGCTCTAAAATATAGCGGCCAAATGCCAGAGCGATCACAGCCAAACCTGCAGGTCTTCAAGATgggaaaatgaatgctgagcactGTGTCCTGGGACATCTTGTTATCACTCAAAAACATGGTGGTTCTGATTATCTTTGTAATGAATTGTGATTGCAATAGAACATCTTATCTTGCATTTTTCTGTTAAAATCACCACATATACAAAAAAGTCTAAGGCAAAGCTTTGCCATGAACATGCGTTGTGCTCTCTTTCATGTAATGCTGGTTTGCTCTTAAACTACAGCTATAGACTTTAATCTTGATGGTGTTGTGATTACATATGAACCTGCTGCATCCAGCACTTGAGCCTTTGCGTGAGAGCCTCCATGATGGCTTGTTCATTGTCAAAAGAGACTTCATCTCTGGTTTTCAGTCTATGATTACTGGAGCCCAGCAGTAATATTGAGAGATCACCTTCATCTGGGAGACTTTGCTTGTGTTTATTTGGGGCGATGAAGggattgcatttgtttattttggcAGTTCTCCAGAGACCTGACAATGAAGACAGGGGGATGAATGAGGATTTACTGACCTTATGGCAATCATGTCGACCCACAAACGCACAAAAGCCACTTGCGGACCAAACGCCTCCAGAATGTACGTGTAATGGCCACCAGATTTTTTAATACAGGTACCCAGCTCAGCATATGATAGAGCACCTGAAAGGGACAAAATGAAGCAATAGCTGGGGGAAATGAAGGCAAAACTTTTATACTTTGGCAAAATGAGGTGACAGTTGCTGGACAAAGGCCTGTCGTGGAGAGCGTGAGCCATAACTATTCAGAAAGGTGTCAAGATTTACACAACACCTGCAAAGCAACCCTAAAGGCGGATGGTTTTGTCAGTTCATTAGGACCATCTGTTTGTTCTTTGAGAGGGCAGTTACACAAGCTCTTTTTAGTTCTATGCATTTTAACCATTTAATATATACTCTGCTCGAAACCAAGCCTGCTTCACTCACAGCCCTTGACTTGTGAGCttcataatgtaaatataaagagAGCTTTAGAATACAAGGCACAACAGGAGAGTTCAGAATGCAGATTTGAGAAATTCTGTCTCAGAGAGAAACTGTGGATGAATAGGCAGGTTTATAAAACGGCAGCTCGGCTTTTCCTTAAAGCCTGTGGGCTGTGGCACACAAAAGAAAGCTGACAAGTGTGAAATGACTCCTGACATACACATGAACAAACACACTGTCAAACAATGCTCTTCTTATACACAAACTAATTCTTCTTCGACACACACGAAGCCATCAACCTCCATGGTGTCAGACCATGCTGTCCTCGTCGTCAAAGAATGGCATAAGACAATATTGGCCTCTATCGTGCATGGCAACACATTAGAGAAGCCCTCTGTTCAGGTTTTTCATGCATAGCCTGGAATTCTTCCTTAGAGACAATGAATTATGGACAGATCTTCTTCTTTTCATTGTGGAGCTTGATTGGATACTGTATGTGTAATGCATCAATGACCAAGTAATCAGATTTagtctttactttactttacttatcTGAAGCCATTCAGGCCATTTCCCATCATTTTGTTTATTGCAGCTGTTTGATATATTGGGCTTCCTGAACCCAGTATTTCTCACTCGCATCCATGTACCTGAAACGTTTATCCCCTAATGTTGACTGGAAACGATCTACAGCAGATTAGGTGTAACAACCAAGTGTAGGTTTTGTCATGTCCCATTAAATATTATGGTAACATTAAAGATTATGGTAATAATGTCTGGTGCCATCAAttcatttacatgtattcatggATTAGGTAtcatgagctaaaaaaaaaaaaaaaaaaaaaaatgcagaatttaTTAATCCAGggtaatgttaataaatgttacTCTTGTTATTGCTAAATTTACAGTTTATCAGTGTTAACATGTTAACTAACAGTATACATGCACTACATATATAGAAATTAGAATGAACCAAGATTAGTAAATTTTGTGAAAGTCAATTGTTGATTGTTAATACATGATACTAAGTACAACTCATTGATAATCAAAGTCAAACTTTGGattcaactacaaaaaaaaaaaaaaaaacattggggaATCCTTTGTTAACAATTTGAATATTATTGTAGAATATAaccaaatatgttttatattcaaTCACTGATAGAACACCTTTCAGTTTGATGTAACAGGAACATGAGTTGGCacaatacatttttcagttaGGAAAAAGGTGAGTTATGGAGAGCCATATCAACAGATGTGCAGTCAACAGGTGTTAGAATACACATAAAACCTGTATGGCTTACTTTTGTCGGTAGAATACAAAAGGagaagtttagcagaatgtccaagctgcttaAGTTCATACAGTGAATGTGAATGTAGACCATTACAAAAAGTTTTCTTTAAGATTTTTAGTGAataatgaatttgtttttcatatatatgAATCAAAtgaagctattaaaaaaaaaaaaaaataaaaaaaaaaaattttttattgtgctttttttctgtttagagaACCCCTTGTGTCTATCTACTTTCATTGTGAGGAAGAGAACCACCGAGGGTGCACATCAGTGTTGCCTAGCAACTTTTGTtctagttgtttttattttctattgctAAGCTAAAATTCCTGTTCATAAAAAAAGCCAGGTGGACACCTCCAATACAACAGCTGCTGTCATTCAATCTGCCACGGTTCCAGCCAGGTTACTTCAATGTTATGATAAAATagccataataatattaataataataacaataatggctattattattttaatgctaGTGTAATGCTATAGCTAATGCATATACTGTAGGCTAATTTTAGCCCCGACAAGactgatattgtgaaataaaactaAGTAATAAAAGATGTATGTAATCATTTCCAAAATTCACAACATGTCATTTTACAGAAATATTCTGCATCCGTTCATATTTGTTGGCATTTAGACTTTCAAATAGGCTACAACATTTTCACTGCGGTGAAATACTTTTGCTCTCTCGCTTGTCGAACACAAAGCGAGACACGCACATTCGGGAACTCCTTACAcaattaaatattactaaaaatatcatattttttagggcgatgatgtcataaaatacGGCAACGAACATTCAAAGTTTCACTGTAAGAACCTTTGAATGTAAATATGCGTATTGAAATATGATATATGAGTCTATTATGAATGGACAGAATGGCCGCTATGGCCATTCTTGTAGTTATAGAATTCCGGTAGTTCTAGTGTTAAGAACattaacttatttcagttagcaaAGTGGTGTGCCCTAAGTAATGAAAGACTGTGAATGACGTCAGCAGAACTGTTAGGTTAGTCACAACCTCAAACAAATGGCTAGTCAGCGTCTGCACAATTcctcaaaataaaatgcaacttttgATTCTATCAGGAACCAAGAAATCAATTGTTCCAAACAAGTGGGAGAAATATTTAGGTCATTTGTCAAAACTGTataatgtgtgtgaataaaaGATGAATGGGAGTCTGTGTGTGAGAGCATATGCACATGTTAACACTCTCATGTTTGCATATGTTAAGGTATGTGTTGTCTGTGACACTTACCGAAAAGAGAGAGAATCCCACAGGCAATCCACACCACCAGTGACATTCCCACGCTGCCCGAGTTCTTCAGAATTCCCTTCGGAGAGATAAATATCCCTGCTCCAATGATCGTCCCAATGATAATAGAGATTCCTCGGAGCAGGGTCACTTTCTTCCGCAGTTCCACCTTTTCCTCGGGGGCTCCAGCGTGGGGGTCTCCATTTGAATTGAGAGGGGCTTTCTCTCCCAAATTACTTGGAGTTGGATCCCCGTTGGGATGGGGAACTGACACAGTCCTTCTGGGCATCTTGctcgctcacaaacacacacacattgactcTAAGCGTAGTGTGCTTTCCTTTACCAGTGGTATACGACAGGCCTGAGTGGAAGGTGTTCTTACAACAAACTTCTGATACGCTGCGACAAGTCTAAACAAATACAATGTGAATTGGCTTCTCCCtcctctttcctctctctctggcCTTTTTAGTGTCTCAAACACTCCCCCTTTTCTCTCCTTTAcaatttttcttcctcttttcatCTCGTCCTGTAATTTGCAGGTCAATGTGTGAGAAAGGGAGGCATTTCCTGTTGTAGTTAGTGTGTCTAGTGGCAGCAGCGTAGCCCTGAGTCATGGTGCTTCAGCAATATTCTCCGATTCTCACCTTTCCTCATGAAACATGCAGATCACACAAAGGCATCAGGCACTCACTTTAAACACTCGCTGTTTTCTCTCATTCTTTCAAAGGCCCATTTCACTGCACTTGTTATAGACGTGTTCTGATTAGCAAGTAAGCAGACTGTAGACTGATAACAAACTCATGTTTCCCGGATTGCGAACTGttatctttttattataattaatgttgaCATAAGGTTTGAAAATGAATGTAGGTCAAACCACATGGTAttagttactgtgtgtgtgtgtgtgtgtgtgtgtgtgtgtgtgtgtgcgtgtgtgtgtgtgtgtgtgtgtgtgtgtgtgtgtgtgtgtgtgcgtgcgtgtgtgtgtgtgtgtgtgaaagagagagagagagagagagagagagagagagagagtgtgtgtttagaCAAAGCCATTCCTGATACGGTGCTCTGTAAATAAGAGGGAGACAGAGGGAGGCTGATGTAACATTACATCAGATCGGCTCAGACACACATCTGAGATAGATTCAGTGTTGTGAAACCACAAATTCTGATGATTTTGTACGTTTTTACACAATAGCTGAATTTTGTAACCTCCCACAAAATGTATGACTCTACAACTATGACTGACTGAATCATTATGACTGTGCAGAAATTGTTATCATTTGTGGCTACACTTTTGTAATTGTTCCTCTGAAATGTAACTTCCTTTTATGAGTATGTCACACAGATTTGTAATAATTTGATGCCACAGGAGAATCATATGTCACACAAAGgacttttaaaatagttttataaaaataaatgttttattggtaacactttagaataaggttccattagttaatgttagttaatgtattaattaacatgaacaaacaatgaataatacatttattactgtatttattcatcttcgttaatgttagttaatgaaaatacagttattcattgttagttcatggttattcacagtgcattaactaatgttaacaagcacaacttttgatttaaataatgcattagtaaatgttgaaattaacatgaactaaggcttataaatgctgtagaaggattgttcttgtttagttcatgttaacgaaagtagttaactaacattaactaatggaaccttattctaaagtgttaccgttttattttattatttttttatttttattttttttaagtatattatacatacattattatttaaaagatcCGGGGTGTATTCAAGAAAGCAGGTTTTGTTGGAATTTAAGAGTCACCAGGACTCTTAAGGAAACCCCAGGTCACCTCAGGAAAGGGAAACTCTGGGTTTTCGGTTCCAATAAAAGACAGAACTAAACCTCTCAGTAAGTTACCAttctcctccccctttttaaagCATAAGCAATGtttattctttcattcattcatgcttttattccTCAGATTTCTGG
This DNA window, taken from Carassius auratus strain Wakin chromosome 14, ASM336829v1, whole genome shotgun sequence, encodes the following:
- the LOC113114096 gene encoding cystine/glutamate transporter-like; translation: MPRRTVSVPHPNGDPTPSNLGEKAPLNSNGDPHAGAPEEKVELRKKVTLLRGISIIIGTIIGAGIFISPKGILKNSGSVGMSLVVWIACGILSLFGALSYAELGTCIKKSGGHYTYILEAFGPQVAFVRLWVDMIAIRPAGLAVIALAFGRYILEPIFMPCGVPEIAIKLATTIGITMVMYLNSMSVSWTARIQIFLTFSKLLAMAIIIIPGLYQLFKGETKNFENAFEVNSIDLTGLPLAFYSGMYAYAGWFYLNFVTEEVENPERTVPLAICISMVIVMICYTMTNVAYYTVMSAEELLASSAVAVTFAEKLMGNFSFAVPVFVALSCFGSMNGCLFAISRMFFVASREGQLPEVLSMIHIRRHTPLPAVIVLYPITLLILFLGDIYSLLNFMSFLRWLFIGVAVVGLIYLRYTRPDMPRPFKVPIFIPAVFSFTCFFMVFLSLYSDPINTGIGFAISLTGIPAYFIFIHFERKPKWFQKLSDSVNRSLQIILEVVPAEH